The following are from one region of the Stigmatella ashevillena genome:
- a CDS encoding carboxypeptidase M32, with translation MDQTFPSLLARMQELKDLGGVIGLATWDQETYLPSKAEGARAHQLSTLQGLYHERLVDPRLGDVLAWAAGQKTLDRDQHAMVRVLTHERNRAVRVPQALVKALAEAQSHGLAAWRQARKEKRFALFQPALERMLVLRREQADAYGHEGERYNALLEGYEPGMRVSRLTPVLTALRDALIPMAAALAAAPRQMRNPLEGRRFDTEAQWRFTLRLLEAMGFDLEAGRQDRSIHPFTGGTHPQDVRLTTRLDEANPLNAFFSTIHEAGHGLYEQGFDEAHYRTPIAAAPSMGLHESQSRLWENVVGRSRAFWGHFFPLLEQAFPEALAGVGLEGFLAAANRVSPSLIRTEADEVTYNLHIVLRYELELLLIHDELPLSEVPSAWNERMRRYLGITPPDDSLGVLQDIHWAWGEFGYFPTYALGNLYSASLYRAAERALPDLSAHLQRGELLPLRDWLRTHVHRQGYRLPAEELIQQVTGRGLTDTDFLAYLREKYGALYGVSL, from the coding sequence ATGGACCAAACCTTTCCGTCGCTGCTCGCCCGGATGCAGGAACTCAAGGATCTGGGGGGGGTCATTGGCCTGGCCACCTGGGACCAGGAGACGTACCTGCCCTCCAAGGCGGAAGGGGCCCGGGCCCATCAGCTCTCCACCCTCCAGGGGCTCTACCATGAGCGCCTCGTGGATCCGCGCCTCGGGGACGTGCTGGCCTGGGCCGCAGGACAGAAGACGCTCGACCGGGACCAGCACGCCATGGTGCGGGTGCTCACCCACGAGCGGAATCGCGCCGTGCGCGTGCCCCAGGCCCTGGTGAAGGCGCTCGCCGAGGCGCAGAGCCATGGCCTCGCCGCCTGGCGCCAGGCCCGCAAGGAGAAGCGCTTCGCCCTCTTCCAGCCCGCCCTGGAGCGGATGCTGGTGCTGCGCCGCGAACAGGCCGACGCCTATGGCCACGAGGGGGAGCGCTATAACGCGCTCCTGGAAGGCTACGAGCCCGGCATGCGCGTCTCCCGCCTCACGCCCGTGCTCACCGCGCTGCGGGATGCGCTCATCCCCATGGCCGCCGCCCTTGCCGCGGCCCCCCGGCAGATGCGCAACCCCCTGGAAGGCCGGCGCTTCGACACGGAAGCCCAGTGGCGTTTCACCTTGAGGCTCCTGGAGGCCATGGGGTTTGACCTGGAGGCGGGCCGGCAGGACCGCAGCATCCACCCCTTCACGGGCGGGACGCACCCCCAGGACGTGCGTCTCACCACCCGGCTCGATGAGGCCAACCCCCTCAACGCCTTCTTCAGCACCATCCATGAGGCGGGTCACGGCCTGTACGAGCAGGGCTTTGACGAGGCCCACTACCGCACGCCGATCGCCGCTGCCCCCTCCATGGGGCTGCACGAATCCCAGTCACGCCTTTGGGAGAACGTGGTGGGCCGCAGCCGCGCCTTCTGGGGGCACTTCTTCCCCCTGCTGGAGCAGGCCTTCCCAGAGGCCCTTGCGGGGGTGGGGCTGGAGGGCTTTCTCGCCGCCGCCAACCGCGTGAGCCCCTCGCTCATCCGCACCGAGGCGGACGAGGTGACGTACAACCTCCACATCGTCCTGCGCTACGAACTGGAACTGCTGCTCATCCACGATGAGCTGCCGCTCTCCGAGGTTCCTTCCGCGTGGAACGAGCGCATGCGGCGCTACCTCGGCATCACCCCGCCCGATGATTCCCTGGGCGTCCTCCAGGACATCCACTGGGCCTGGGGCGAGTTCGGTTACTTCCCCACCTACGCGTTGGGGAACCTCTATTCGGCGTCCCTGTACCGCGCCGCCGAGCGGGCGCTCCCGGACCTCTCCGCGCACCTCCAGCGGGGGGAGTTGCTGCCGCTGCGGGATTGGCTTCGCACCCACGTCCATCGCCAGGGCTACCGGCTGCCCGCCGAGGAGCTCATCCAGCAGGTGACGGGGCGTGGGCTCACGGACACCGACTTCCTGGCATACCTCCGGGAGAAGTACGGCGCGCTCTATGGTGTCTCGCTGTAG